The Desulfosporosinus sp. Sb-LF sequence ACTTTAAGTTAGATCACACTCCTGTTTCTGGAGAGATACTAGACATTCATAAATTTTCTGAACTGGGAGACAAAGGAGTTTTGTGTTTACTTTCAGACAGCACGAATGTGGAAAGAGCTGGATTCACGCCGTCAGAAAGTCATGTCGGGGAAATGATTGAGGAAGCTTTTCGTAATGCTAAGGATCGTGTCATCCTTGCTAGCTTTGCTTCCAACGTATACCGACTTCAACAAGCAATAACCTCTGCTGTAAATACTAACCGTAAAGTGGCGGTTGTGGGACGAAGCATGGTCAATATTGTTGGGATCGCCGAGGAACTGGGATATTTAGATATTCCGGAGGGCACTCTTATGGATATTGATGAAATAATCGGCTTACCAGGAAATCAAGCCTGTATTTTAACCACAGGAAGTCAGGGTGAACCGATGTCTGCACTGACTCGAATGGCAAACCATGATCATCGTCATGTTGCGATTCAACCGGGAGACACAGTAATCATTTCTGCCAGCCCAATTCCAGGTAATGAGAAATCTGTAGCCAAGACGGTGGATCAATTATTTAAGCTTGGAGCAAATGTGATCTATGAATCGGCAGAGGGAATGCACGTATCGGGTCACGCTAGCCAGGAAGAGCAAAAATTAATGCTAAGTATGGTCCGCCCACAGTATTTTATGCCTGTTCACGGGGAATATCGCATGTTGATCAAACATGCTCAAATAGCTGAGCAACTGGGGATCCCTAGGGAAAATATTTTCATCACAGAGAACGGCGGAATTGTTGAGTTCACTCGTCATGGGGCAGCTTTAGGCGGCAAGGTTATGGCCGGTAAAGTCTTGATAGATGGCTTAGGGATCGGAGATGTAGGCAACATCGTGTTACGAGATCGTAAACAACTCTCACAAGACGGTATTTTAATCGTCGTCATGACGATTAGCCGTTCGAGCGGGGCGATTGTATCTGGACCAGATGTCGTGACGCGGGGGTTTGTTTATGTTCGTGAATCGGAAACGATGTTAGACGAGGCGAAACAAAAGGTAAGACAGACGATGGCACGTTGTCGAGAGAATCGGATCACAGAATGGGCTGTATTAAAGAGCCAAATCCGTGATGCATTGAGTAAACAATTTTATGAAAAAACGCGTCGTAGACCTATGATTTTACCGATTATTCAAGAAGTCGAATAGAATAACACACAAATAAAAACTTAAACATCAAACACAACGCTCCTTTTTGGAGCGTTTTTAATTTTTCCTTAAGATAATTGTAAGCCTACTCCTCTAGTTTTTTACACTTATTACGTTATAAAGGAGAAAAGAGGCTGAGTGAAGAAAACATGTATCAAATCACAATCGGGAGGCAGAAAAATGGGGGAGATCTTATTTATCGCACCATTGCAAGAACTAGCCAGCATGGTTAAAGAGGTTAGCCATAAGGAAGGTGCACCGGAGATCGATGTTAAGGTCGCCCGAATGGATGATGGGGTTAGACTCGCCTTAGAAGCCGAGGTACAGGGATATCACGTGCTTGTCAGCCGGGGAGTTAAGGCTTGGACGATTCGAGAGGCAGAGGTTTCTCCCTGTCATTGATGTACTAATTGGTGGTTAGATATTTAGAAGCTTATTTGCAGGCCAAAAGTCTCGGCAGCCCGTTGCTCAACATGTACTATGCAGTTAAGTTACGGCTAAAAAATCACGGTGTGGCGGGGCGATTTGTGCATCTAGTACAGTTAAACTGAGACCTATCAGAAAAATCAGCTGATAATATTTAATTCTGCGATTTTTTAGGCTTCCTACTTTTTATTAACCCAGAGAAAAATAAAGAGAAACA is a genomic window containing:
- a CDS encoding ribonuclease J, whose translation is MPKEHKLQIIPLGGLGEIGKNMTVIRYDNQMVLVDAGLAFPDEDMLGIDIVIPDYSYLIEHKEMLLGILLTHGHEDHIGALPYLLRDVDVPIYGTRLTLGIIQSKMKENNLNNIKATVVQPRDVIKLGVFRIEFIRVNHSIPDAVSIAIHSPLGTIVVTGDFKLDHTPVSGEILDIHKFSELGDKGVLCLLSDSTNVERAGFTPSESHVGEMIEEAFRNAKDRVILASFASNVYRLQQAITSAVNTNRKVAVVGRSMVNIVGIAEELGYLDIPEGTLMDIDEIIGLPGNQACILTTGSQGEPMSALTRMANHDHRHVAIQPGDTVIISASPIPGNEKSVAKTVDQLFKLGANVIYESAEGMHVSGHASQEEQKLMLSMVRPQYFMPVHGEYRMLIKHAQIAEQLGIPRENIFITENGGIVEFTRHGAALGGKVMAGKVLIDGLGIGDVGNIVLRDRKQLSQDGILIVVMTISRSSGAIVSGPDVVTRGFVYVRESETMLDEAKQKVRQTMARCRENRITEWAVLKSQIRDALSKQFYEKTRRRPMILPIIQEVE
- a CDS encoding PrpR N-terminal domain-containing protein: MGEILFIAPLQELASMVKEVSHKEGAPEIDVKVARMDDGVRLALEAEVQGYHVLVSRGVKAWTIREAEVSPCH